From Oreochromis niloticus isolate F11D_XX linkage group LG14, O_niloticus_UMD_NMBU, whole genome shotgun sequence, one genomic window encodes:
- the prdm10 gene encoding PR domain zinc finger protein 10 isoform X1: METKQEPSAVWSQTLNSDSNNGTQVHFEGGTVAQIVYSGDQADRGQQQVVYTADGNSYTSVESAEHTLVYIHPADGTQTVFADQPQVAYIQQDGTTQQVTVLLPGGQNMNAANLHVLSNVADAPQAILEPVTQEQLSVSNSLTSMGDIADPPSSPLGATDSTEDSDEDEDEDSEMDDWEPHQPQSFNPHNLWCEECNIANPSVCLKHGPLHPIPNRPVMSKARASLPLVLYIDRFLGGVFSKRRIPKRTQFGPVEGPLVPQSELQDHYIHLKVCLLDAEKDGEKSNDMWLDLSDEDSCNWMMFVRPAQNHLEQNLVAYQYGSEIFYTTIKNIQPKQELKVWYAASYAEFVNQKIHDVTEEERKVLREQEKNWPCYECNRRFVSSEQLQQHLNMHDDKLSSVTRSRGRGRGRGRKRFGTGRRPGRPPKFIRLDPPVDASGEKTTEMLELTEKPVEDRAEGAQNGLKVVEIESEGEVGTESQLIPPAGEPVPESVAPPPSTDLPIPLKEDPAQSVQSDAHLTSQDMRRAKRIRMDVQNAALQHLFIRKSFRPFKCTHCGKAFRDKDKLEQHLRVHGREAYTFSCHICSKSFMTDSALDDHLLVHTENRSYSCLLCPETFERLDLLKDHVGVHAVDGFFTCPTCKKTFSDFIQVKKHIRCFHSEKNFQCPDCDKAFCRPDKLRLHMLRHSDRKDFLCSTCGKQFKRKDKLREHMQRMHNPDREAKKADRIHRSKTLKLKVPTTDFESFMFKCRVCMMGFRRRGMLVNHLSKRHPEMRIDDVPELTLPIIKPNRDYFCQYCDKVYKSASKRKAHILKNHPGAELPPSIRKLRPAAPGEPDPMLSTHTQLTGTIATAPVCCPHCSKQYSSKTKMVQHIRKKHPEFAQLANTIPTTAVISSTPAVISTDGTTAEAVVTTDLLTQAMTELSQTLTTDYRTAQGDYQRIQYIPVSQAGGTLSQPQHIQLQVVQVAPASSPHSQHPTVDVNQLHDPHGYSQHPIQVQQIQVTEPSSSGQGATQVTGQPLSPTSQQTSQELSPAQLTPVTLAQSHTLQTSSTQQQGTVQHAYIPGNWNYRGYSSEIQMMTLPHAQYVIAEASTPVSGVSSNQVKTTHYVISEGQTELETKQTVPQSTTQTHTEPLEEQPTNQQATTQYIITTTTNGSGTSEVHITKP, from the exons ATGGAGACCAAGCAGGAACCCTCAGCAGTGTGGAGTCAGACTCTTAACAGTGACTCAAACAACGGCACACAG GTGCATTTTGAAGGTGGCACTGTGGCCCAAATAGTGTACAGCGGGGATCAGGCAGACAGAGGACAGCAGCAGGTGGTTTATACAGCAGATGGAAACTCCTATACCTCGGTAGAGTCTGCAGAGCACACACTGGTCTACATACACCCTGCAGATGGCACTCAG ACTGTATTTGCTGATCAGCCACAAGTGGCTTACATTCAGCAGGACGGTACTACTCAACAG GTCACAGTCCTACTGCCTGGCGGGCAGAACATGAATGCAGCCAATCTGCATGTTCTCAGTAATGTAGCAGATGCGCCACAAGCTATCCTGGAGCCGGTTACCCAG GAGCAGTTGTCTGTGTCCAATTCTCTCACCTCAATGGGTGACATCGCAGACCCTCCTTCTAGTCCTCTCGGGGCCACAGACTCTACAGAGGATTCtgatgaagatgaggatgaAGACTCTGAGATGGACGACTGGGAGCCGCATCAGCCTCAATCATTTAACCCTCACAACCTCT GGTGCGAGGAGTGTAATATTGCAAACCCCTCAGTTTGTCTGAAGCACGGTCCTCTCCACCCCATCCCCAACCGGCCGGTGATGTCCAAAGCAAGAGCCAGTCTGCCTCTTGTCCTGTACATTGACCGCTTCCTGGGCGGAGTGTTTTCTAAGAGACGCATCCCAAAACGCACACAGTTTGGTCCTGTGGAGGGGCCACTGGTTCCACAGAGCGAGCTGCAGGACCACTACATTCACTTGAAA GTGTGTCTGCTGGATGCAGAGAAGGATGGAGAGAAGTCTAATGACATGTGGTTGGACCTTTCTGATGAGGACAGTTGCAACTGGATGATGTTTGTGAGACCTGCTCAGAATCACTTAGAGCAGAACTTGGTGGCCTATCAGTACGGCTCAGAGATATTTTACACAACTATCAAGAATATCCAACCCAAGCAGGAGCTAAAG GTCTGGTATGCAGCATCATATGCAGAGTTTGTAAATCAAAAAATTCATGATGTtacagaagaagagagaaaag TGCTTCGGGAGCAAGAGAAGAACTGGCCTTGTTATGAGTGTAACCGTCGCTTTGTGAGCTCTGAACAACTGCAGCAGCATCTCAATATGCACGATGACAAATTAAGCTCTGTTACCag GTCCAGAGGCCGGGGCCGAGGAAGAGGCAGGAAGAGGTTTGGGACAGGAAGAAGACCTGGACGCCCACCTAAATTTATACGTTTGGATCCACCAGTAGATGCTAGTGGAGAGAAGACAACA GAAATGCTCGAATTGACAGAGAAACCAGTGGAAGACCGCGCAGAGGGAGCTCAGAATGGGCTCAAGGTGGTGGAGATAGAGTCAGAAGGGGAGGTCGGGACAGAGAGTCAGCTTATACCTCCTGCTGGGGAACCGGTTCCAGAGTCTGTAGCGCCGCCCCCCAGTACAGACCTGCCTATTCCATTAAAGGAGGATCCGGCACAGAGTGTCCAATCAGATGCTCATCTCACATCGCAAGACATGCGTCGTGCCAAGAGAATACGG ATGGATGTGCAG AATGCAGCGCTGCAGCACCTTTTTATCAGGAAGAGTTTCCGTCCTTTTAAATGCACCCACTGTGGGAAGGCCTTCCGGGACAAAGACAAGCTGGAACAGCACCTGCGAGTCCATGGTCGGGAAGCCTACACCTTTTCCTGCCACATTTGCAGCAAGAGCTTCATGACTGATTCAGCCCTGGATGATCATCTCCTAGTGCACACAGAGAATCGCTCCTATTCTTGTCTCCTATGCCCAGAAACTTTTGAAAGACTGGACCTGCTCAAAGACCATGTAGGCGTCCATGCTGTGGATGGCTTCTTTACTTGTCCTACGTGCAAGAAGACATTTAGTGATTTCATCCAG GTAAAGAAGCACATCCGCTGCTTCCATTCAGAGAAGAACTTCCAGTGCCCAGACTGTGACAAGGCCTTCTGTCGACCTGACAAGCTGCGCTTGCACATGTTGCGCCACTCTGACCGCAAGGACTTCCTGTGCTCAACATGTGGCAAACAGTTCAAG AGAAAAGATAAGCTGCGGGAGCACATGCAGCGGATGCACAATCCTGACAGAGAGGCCAAGAAGGCTGACCGGATCCACCGCTCCAAAACCCTCAAACTAAAGGTCCCCACCACTGACTTTGAGAGCTTCATGTTCAAATGCAGAGTGTGCATGATGGGATTCAGACGCAGGGGAATGCTG GTTAATCATTTGTCCAAGCGTCATCCAGAGATGCGTATTGATGACGTGCCTGAGCTAACGCTGCCAATTATCAAGCCCAACAGGGACTACTTCTGCCAGTACTGTGACAAG GTATATAAGAGTGCCAGTAAGAGAAAAGCTCACATACTGAAAAACCATCCAGGGGCAGAATTGCCTCCCAGCATCCGTAAGTTACGCCCAGCTGCTCCTGGTGAGCCAGACCCTATgttgagcacacacacacagctgactgGGACCATCGCTACTGCACCAGTCTGCTGTCCACACTGCTCCAAACAGTACAGCAGCAAG ACTAAGATGGTTCAACATATCAGGAAAAAGCATCCAGAGTTTGCTCAGCTAGCCAACACCATCCCGACTACAGCAGTGATCAGTAGCACTCCTGCAGTCATCAGTACAGATGGTACCACGGCTGAGGCTGTAGTg ACCACAGATCTGTTGACCCAGGCTATGACAGAACTTTCTCAAACACTAACCACAGACTATAGAACAGCACAGGGGGATTACCAGAGGATCCAGTACATTCCTGTCTCTCAGGCAGGAGGTACTTTGTCCCAGCCACAGCACATTCAACTTCAGGTGGTCCAGGTAGCACCG GCTTCCTCCCCACATTCCCAGCACCCAACAGTAGATGTGAACCAGCTACACGACCCTCATGGTTACAGTCAGCACCCAATCCAGGTGCAACAGATTCAGGTTACTGAGCCCTCAAGCTCTGGACAAGGTGCCACCCAG gTTACTGGTCAGCCCCTCAGCCCCACCTCCCAGCAGACTAGTCAGGAGCTGAGCCCTGCCCAACTGACTCCTGTCACTTTAGCCCAGAGCCACACCCTCCAGACAAGCAGCACCCAGCAGCAGGGGACGGTGCAGCACGCTTACATACCGGGAAACTGGAACTACCGAGGCTACT CGTCTGAAATCCAGATGATGACACTACCTCATGCACAGTATGTGATAGCTGAGGCTAGCACTCCTGTATCTGGAGTCAGCAGCAACCAGGTGAAAACG ACACACTACGTGATCTCTGAGGGTCAGACTGAGCTTGAGACGAAGCAGACTGTTCCTCAGAGCACAACCCAGACACACACCGAACCACTGGAGGAGCAGCCGACGAATCAGCAAGCTACCACACAGTACATCATCACCACAACCACAAATGGTAGTGGCACTAGTGAAGTTCACATCACTAAGCCCTGA
- the prdm10 gene encoding PR domain zinc finger protein 10 isoform X2 has protein sequence METKQEPSAVWSQTLNSDSNNGTQVHFEGGTVAQIVYSGDQADRGQQQVVYTADGNSYTSVESAEHTLVYIHPADGTQTVFADQPQVAYIQQDGTTQQVTVLLPGGQNMNAANLHVLSNVADAPQAILEPVTQEQLSVSNSLTSMGDIADPPSSPLGATDSTEDSDEDEDEDSEMDDWEPHQPQSFNPHNLWCEECNIANPSVCLKHGPLHPIPNRPVMSKARASLPLVLYIDRFLGGVFSKRRIPKRTQFGPVEGPLVPQSELQDHYIHLKVCLLDAEKDGEKSNDMWLDLSDEDSCNWMMFVRPAQNHLEQNLVAYQYGSEIFYTTIKNIQPKQELKVWYAASYAEFVNQKIHDVTEEERKVLREQEKNWPCYECNRRFVSSEQLQQHLNMHDDKLSSVTRSRGRGRGRGRKRFGTGRRPGRPPKFIRLDPPVDASGEKTTEMLELTEKPVEDRAEGAQNGLKVVEIESEGEVGTESQLIPPAGEPVPESVAPPPSTDLPIPLKEDPAQSVQSDAHLTSQDMRRAKRIRNAALQHLFIRKSFRPFKCTHCGKAFRDKDKLEQHLRVHGREAYTFSCHICSKSFMTDSALDDHLLVHTENRSYSCLLCPETFERLDLLKDHVGVHAVDGFFTCPTCKKTFSDFIQVKKHIRCFHSEKNFQCPDCDKAFCRPDKLRLHMLRHSDRKDFLCSTCGKQFKRKDKLREHMQRMHNPDREAKKADRIHRSKTLKLKVPTTDFESFMFKCRVCMMGFRRRGMLVNHLSKRHPEMRIDDVPELTLPIIKPNRDYFCQYCDKVYKSASKRKAHILKNHPGAELPPSIRKLRPAAPGEPDPMLSTHTQLTGTIATAPVCCPHCSKQYSSKTKMVQHIRKKHPEFAQLANTIPTTAVISSTPAVISTDGTTAEAVVTTDLLTQAMTELSQTLTTDYRTAQGDYQRIQYIPVSQAGGTLSQPQHIQLQVVQVAPASSPHSQHPTVDVNQLHDPHGYSQHPIQVQQIQVTEPSSSGQGATQVTGQPLSPTSQQTSQELSPAQLTPVTLAQSHTLQTSSTQQQGTVQHAYIPGNWNYRGYSSEIQMMTLPHAQYVIAEASTPVSGVSSNQVKTTHYVISEGQTELETKQTVPQSTTQTHTEPLEEQPTNQQATTQYIITTTTNGSGTSEVHITKP, from the exons ATGGAGACCAAGCAGGAACCCTCAGCAGTGTGGAGTCAGACTCTTAACAGTGACTCAAACAACGGCACACAG GTGCATTTTGAAGGTGGCACTGTGGCCCAAATAGTGTACAGCGGGGATCAGGCAGACAGAGGACAGCAGCAGGTGGTTTATACAGCAGATGGAAACTCCTATACCTCGGTAGAGTCTGCAGAGCACACACTGGTCTACATACACCCTGCAGATGGCACTCAG ACTGTATTTGCTGATCAGCCACAAGTGGCTTACATTCAGCAGGACGGTACTACTCAACAG GTCACAGTCCTACTGCCTGGCGGGCAGAACATGAATGCAGCCAATCTGCATGTTCTCAGTAATGTAGCAGATGCGCCACAAGCTATCCTGGAGCCGGTTACCCAG GAGCAGTTGTCTGTGTCCAATTCTCTCACCTCAATGGGTGACATCGCAGACCCTCCTTCTAGTCCTCTCGGGGCCACAGACTCTACAGAGGATTCtgatgaagatgaggatgaAGACTCTGAGATGGACGACTGGGAGCCGCATCAGCCTCAATCATTTAACCCTCACAACCTCT GGTGCGAGGAGTGTAATATTGCAAACCCCTCAGTTTGTCTGAAGCACGGTCCTCTCCACCCCATCCCCAACCGGCCGGTGATGTCCAAAGCAAGAGCCAGTCTGCCTCTTGTCCTGTACATTGACCGCTTCCTGGGCGGAGTGTTTTCTAAGAGACGCATCCCAAAACGCACACAGTTTGGTCCTGTGGAGGGGCCACTGGTTCCACAGAGCGAGCTGCAGGACCACTACATTCACTTGAAA GTGTGTCTGCTGGATGCAGAGAAGGATGGAGAGAAGTCTAATGACATGTGGTTGGACCTTTCTGATGAGGACAGTTGCAACTGGATGATGTTTGTGAGACCTGCTCAGAATCACTTAGAGCAGAACTTGGTGGCCTATCAGTACGGCTCAGAGATATTTTACACAACTATCAAGAATATCCAACCCAAGCAGGAGCTAAAG GTCTGGTATGCAGCATCATATGCAGAGTTTGTAAATCAAAAAATTCATGATGTtacagaagaagagagaaaag TGCTTCGGGAGCAAGAGAAGAACTGGCCTTGTTATGAGTGTAACCGTCGCTTTGTGAGCTCTGAACAACTGCAGCAGCATCTCAATATGCACGATGACAAATTAAGCTCTGTTACCag GTCCAGAGGCCGGGGCCGAGGAAGAGGCAGGAAGAGGTTTGGGACAGGAAGAAGACCTGGACGCCCACCTAAATTTATACGTTTGGATCCACCAGTAGATGCTAGTGGAGAGAAGACAACA GAAATGCTCGAATTGACAGAGAAACCAGTGGAAGACCGCGCAGAGGGAGCTCAGAATGGGCTCAAGGTGGTGGAGATAGAGTCAGAAGGGGAGGTCGGGACAGAGAGTCAGCTTATACCTCCTGCTGGGGAACCGGTTCCAGAGTCTGTAGCGCCGCCCCCCAGTACAGACCTGCCTATTCCATTAAAGGAGGATCCGGCACAGAGTGTCCAATCAGATGCTCATCTCACATCGCAAGACATGCGTCGTGCCAAGAGAATACGG AATGCAGCGCTGCAGCACCTTTTTATCAGGAAGAGTTTCCGTCCTTTTAAATGCACCCACTGTGGGAAGGCCTTCCGGGACAAAGACAAGCTGGAACAGCACCTGCGAGTCCATGGTCGGGAAGCCTACACCTTTTCCTGCCACATTTGCAGCAAGAGCTTCATGACTGATTCAGCCCTGGATGATCATCTCCTAGTGCACACAGAGAATCGCTCCTATTCTTGTCTCCTATGCCCAGAAACTTTTGAAAGACTGGACCTGCTCAAAGACCATGTAGGCGTCCATGCTGTGGATGGCTTCTTTACTTGTCCTACGTGCAAGAAGACATTTAGTGATTTCATCCAG GTAAAGAAGCACATCCGCTGCTTCCATTCAGAGAAGAACTTCCAGTGCCCAGACTGTGACAAGGCCTTCTGTCGACCTGACAAGCTGCGCTTGCACATGTTGCGCCACTCTGACCGCAAGGACTTCCTGTGCTCAACATGTGGCAAACAGTTCAAG AGAAAAGATAAGCTGCGGGAGCACATGCAGCGGATGCACAATCCTGACAGAGAGGCCAAGAAGGCTGACCGGATCCACCGCTCCAAAACCCTCAAACTAAAGGTCCCCACCACTGACTTTGAGAGCTTCATGTTCAAATGCAGAGTGTGCATGATGGGATTCAGACGCAGGGGAATGCTG GTTAATCATTTGTCCAAGCGTCATCCAGAGATGCGTATTGATGACGTGCCTGAGCTAACGCTGCCAATTATCAAGCCCAACAGGGACTACTTCTGCCAGTACTGTGACAAG GTATATAAGAGTGCCAGTAAGAGAAAAGCTCACATACTGAAAAACCATCCAGGGGCAGAATTGCCTCCCAGCATCCGTAAGTTACGCCCAGCTGCTCCTGGTGAGCCAGACCCTATgttgagcacacacacacagctgactgGGACCATCGCTACTGCACCAGTCTGCTGTCCACACTGCTCCAAACAGTACAGCAGCAAG ACTAAGATGGTTCAACATATCAGGAAAAAGCATCCAGAGTTTGCTCAGCTAGCCAACACCATCCCGACTACAGCAGTGATCAGTAGCACTCCTGCAGTCATCAGTACAGATGGTACCACGGCTGAGGCTGTAGTg ACCACAGATCTGTTGACCCAGGCTATGACAGAACTTTCTCAAACACTAACCACAGACTATAGAACAGCACAGGGGGATTACCAGAGGATCCAGTACATTCCTGTCTCTCAGGCAGGAGGTACTTTGTCCCAGCCACAGCACATTCAACTTCAGGTGGTCCAGGTAGCACCG GCTTCCTCCCCACATTCCCAGCACCCAACAGTAGATGTGAACCAGCTACACGACCCTCATGGTTACAGTCAGCACCCAATCCAGGTGCAACAGATTCAGGTTACTGAGCCCTCAAGCTCTGGACAAGGTGCCACCCAG gTTACTGGTCAGCCCCTCAGCCCCACCTCCCAGCAGACTAGTCAGGAGCTGAGCCCTGCCCAACTGACTCCTGTCACTTTAGCCCAGAGCCACACCCTCCAGACAAGCAGCACCCAGCAGCAGGGGACGGTGCAGCACGCTTACATACCGGGAAACTGGAACTACCGAGGCTACT CGTCTGAAATCCAGATGATGACACTACCTCATGCACAGTATGTGATAGCTGAGGCTAGCACTCCTGTATCTGGAGTCAGCAGCAACCAGGTGAAAACG ACACACTACGTGATCTCTGAGGGTCAGACTGAGCTTGAGACGAAGCAGACTGTTCCTCAGAGCACAACCCAGACACACACCGAACCACTGGAGGAGCAGCCGACGAATCAGCAAGCTACCACACAGTACATCATCACCACAACCACAAATGGTAGTGGCACTAGTGAAGTTCACATCACTAAGCCCTGA